The DNA window GTAGCCATGATCGATGTGGGCGTAGTACTTGGTGTCGAAGGCAACTTCCCGCCCATCGTCCGTGCGCACGGCCATGCGCTGCGGGCTGGACATCGCGACCGTGCCGAGCGTCCCGTTCTTCACCCCAAGTTCGCGTTCGTTGCGCAGGAAGATGATGCGGTCCCCCGATGCAAATTTCCGTTCGCCGCGTGCGGCCTTGATCGTGGCATCGGCACCTAGCGCGCCAGCCACGCGCATTTTCTCGCGCGCCATCTGGTTGAGCTCGCGGACCTCGTCATTGGTGTGGGTAAGGATGATCCGTCTTTCGTCTGGGCTGTCCTGCCGCTCGCGATCCCAACGCTCGACAAGCTCTGTCCGTGCGACCTCGCGGGTGTCGGTGGCATAGACCATGCCGCGCTCTTCGTAGGTGCGGATCGCTTCGCCCGTGCGGCCCGTGGCGAGCTGCCTGGTCGTATCCTGCTGCCATGCCGATAGCTGACGGCGAACCTCGCTGATCTCGACCCCGCCGTGGCGCTCGTGGATTGCCCGGAATGCTGCACCTGCCTCGATGGCCTGGAGCTGTTGCTGGTCACCGACTAGGACAAGTTTCGCACTGGACTTTGCGGCATGGGACAGCACGCGCTCCATCTGGCGCGTGCCGACCATACCCGCTTCGTCAATGACGAGCACATCCTTGGCAGTCAGCTGCTCGCACCCTTTGCCCCATTGATGCTCAAGGCTGGCGATGGTGCGCGATGCGATGCCGGAGCCGTTTTCCAGACCCTCGGCGGTAATGCCGGACAGGGCTGCGCCACGCACATTGTAGCCCGCGCTTTCCCATGCCTCGCGCGCCACGCCCAGCATCGCGCTTTTGCCGGTCCCGGCATAGCCAACGATCACGGCAAGGCCACCCTTCTTGGTGACATACTCGAAGGCGGATTTCTGCTCGCCTGACAGCACCAGACCGCGCTTCGCGGCGCTTGCAAACGCGGCGTTCCGCTGCACATCATTTACGGCGTGACCAGCGCGTTGCGCCATCGCGTCGGCAGCGCAATGCAGGCGCTGTTCGGTCTCGATCATCGCCCGCGAAGTGAAGCGGTCTTGCCCGCGTCCATCCTTGCCCAATGCGATCAGCTCGGGCGCCGCGCGCACGGCATTGTAGGCGGCGTCAAACTGCTCCTTCCCGTCGCTATGCCGGTGAACAAAGGCGGCAAGGTCGCGCCTGGTGAAGGTGGCTTGCTGGTGCGTGATCGCATCCAAGGCCAGCGAGGGATTGGCGATTATGCGTTCGCCATTGCGCTGGGCGATGGCGCGGTGTTCCTCAATCCGCTCGGCTTCCAGACCGCGTCCGCCAATGCGCGAGGCGGCGGGACCGATCTTGTCCTGCGGTTCCAGCGCAATGCCCTGCGCTTCCAGGCTGCGATGATCGATCCGCGTATCGATGTCGCGTTCCGCCAGCGCGCGGTTGACATGATCGGCCCAGCGCTCGCGCCACTGCTCGATCAGCGCGGTCTTGTTCCAGTCGCGGACTTTTGCGCCAAAGCCATCCTTGGTAACCTCGCGCATGGTCAGCATGACGTGGGCGTGCGGCTTGGCTTTGCCGTCCTCGCCAATATCCCAATGGACATTGAGATCGGCGATCATGCCTTTTTCGACGAATTCAGCCTTCACGAACTCGCGCGCCAGCCTGATGTTGTCTTTCTTCGACAGTTCGCGGGGCAGGGCGAACTCGACCTCGCGGGCAAGCTGCGCATCCTTGCGCTTCTCCGCAGCTTCGACCGCGTTCCACAAAGTGGCGCGGTCGGCGAGGGCTTCGGGTGCGCCTTTGGGCAGCATCACTTCGGAATGAAGAACGCCTGCCTTGTTGGTGAAATCGTGGGTTCTGTCGATCCGCTCATCGTGCAGTTGCTCGCCCGCACGATAGGCCGCAGCCGCCACGGCACTGCGTCCGCTCGACCTTCCGATGACCTTCGCGCTGAAATGAAAGATTGCCATGTCGGCAATCCAGTTACACCGCAAACGCCACGTCGGCACGACGTATAAGCGCGCCCTCTCATGATAAAATCCTGATCGGGACTAGGCGGTATCACACTGTCCCGGCGACCTTACTGCATTGAGATAGCTCACCGATTATCATGTCTCCATCACACCAACGATGGAGATATCCCATGCGCAAACCCCGCGATTTTGATTCGGAGCTCAAGGCCCTCGCCGACAAGGCCAAGCAGATGAAGGAACGCCGCGTGCGCGACCTCGGCGCGCTGGTCACGGCAACCGGAGCCGACGCACTCGATGCGGATGTGCTGGCGGGCGCGCTGCTCGAGGCTGTCGACAACAACGACAAGGCTATAAGCGAGGGCTGGCGCAAGCGCGGCGCGGCCTTCTTTCAGGGCAAGCAACGCAACACTGCGAGCGGACCTCGGCAGCAGCCGGAAGGCACTCTCCCGCTCGATGGCGGCGCGGCATCGGCTTGAGGCAGCAAAGGCACGAACCGACATGCGCGAATGGCAGGTCAAACGACGCGAACGAACCCGGCAACTGATCGAACTGGGCGGCTTGGTTGCCAAGGCCGATCTGGTAGAGCTGACCGATGATGATCGCGCCGCCCTCTACGGCGCATTCCTCACCGTCGCCGCCAAGCTGCGCGGGCCGGATGGTGCGCAGGCGCTGGTGCTGTTCCGGCGCAAGG is part of the Sphingopyxis alaskensis RB2256 genome and encodes:
- the traA gene encoding Ti-type conjugative transfer relaxase TraA, translated to MAIFHFSAKVIGRSSGRSAVAAAAYRAGEQLHDERIDRTHDFTNKAGVLHSEVMLPKGAPEALADRATLWNAVEAAEKRKDAQLAREVEFALPRELSKKDNIRLAREFVKAEFVEKGMIADLNVHWDIGEDGKAKPHAHVMLTMREVTKDGFGAKVRDWNKTALIEQWRERWADHVNRALAERDIDTRIDHRSLEAQGIALEPQDKIGPAASRIGGRGLEAERIEEHRAIAQRNGERIIANPSLALDAITHQQATFTRRDLAAFVHRHSDGKEQFDAAYNAVRAAPELIALGKDGRGQDRFTSRAMIETEQRLHCAADAMAQRAGHAVNDVQRNAAFASAAKRGLVLSGEQKSAFEYVTKKGGLAVIVGYAGTGKSAMLGVAREAWESAGYNVRGAALSGITAEGLENGSGIASRTIASLEHQWGKGCEQLTAKDVLVIDEAGMVGTRQMERVLSHAAKSSAKLVLVGDQQQLQAIEAGAAFRAIHERHGGVEISEVRRQLSAWQQDTTRQLATGRTGEAIRTYEERGMVYATDTREVARTELVERWDRERQDSPDERRIILTHTNDEVRELNQMAREKMRVAGALGADATIKAARGERKFASGDRIIFLRNERELGVKNGTLGTVAMSSPQRMAVRTDDGREVAFDTKYYAHIDHGYAATIHKAQGMTVDRTHILATPGMDSHSAYVAMSRHREGLALHYGRDDFADQSKLVRTLSRERGKDMAGDYKPEQAFAELRGISFRERVMAMVRQVPEKAKSIFGNFRPQARQLEPLPAKSNTQNDQRRAVERYARALGDIGTMQAQGLPVLPHQKDALEKAGKALDAIRPHAATDLAKALERRPELIPEAAGGRSQEAMRAMNQEAAVRTDPALRSERFVSDWQGLSTARKQLEQQGDRAGAVRVSAKQNELAKSLERDPQVEGLLRGKTRELGIDPKPERSIAKELTATLARERTRAFDMGI
- a CDS encoding conjugal transfer protein TraD encodes the protein MRKPRDFDSELKALADKAKQMKERRVRDLGALVTATGADALDADVLAGALLEAVDNNDKAISEGWRKRGAAFFQGKQRNTASGPRQQPEGTLPLDGGAASA
- a CDS encoding conjugal transfer protein TraD; this encodes MREWQVKRRERTRQLIELGGLVAKADLVELTDDDRAALYGAFLTVAAKLRGPDGAQALVLFRRKGKRAFEAEQSD